TAAATAACTAAGACCCTAACTCTCTGGTACATTTTGCAATGAAATTAAATCTTCATATGGAGTTTTATCAAATACACGCCATAATTCACGTTCCTTTTCCGGATATTCTTTTAAGTTCTTTTTACACGAACCAACGCGAATAAATTCTTGACCAGAAAATTGCACTGGCTTATTAGTAGCTCTTTCAATTTTCAGTAATACTACAAAACCATGTTCAGTCTCCAGTTCAAAAAACCTGAACATAATACGTCGAGACAAAAGTCTCTATAACCAGTTCTCAAGCTCTTCATTTCCCTTCTCTATTTCACTAGGTCGAAAAGTAGTACCTATTGATTTGACCGTCCCTATATTTATATATTTATGCTCTATAAATCAAATGAGGCGAAACACCTAATATCCTGGCAACTTGATGTTGAGTTATTCCATCAATTGATTTTATTTTCTTCAATACTTCATTTCTTGTTTTCTTAGGCATACTTTTTACTTGCGGTATCTCTAGATCTCCAAGACATATTTTAATTTGTACTCTTGCTTCTACATCTGACAATTTTCTTTTTACGTCATTGTCTCCTTCTAAACATTGGTCATTATTTTTCCTTTCATTAAAACCTTTAAATCGTATTCTGGCGTCAACTAGGTTTGGTGAGAATATCTTAAGAATGTAATAACAATCAAGTAGTCCATTCGGATAAACTAAATGGCCGTAGTAACCTCGGCAACTACTCCACCACCATTCATCCTCATGTGGAGTTATTCCAGCTTTGACTGGATTTTGATGAATATATCTTACAACAGTAAGAAGATATTGTGTTGTTTCTACGCTATCGCTTTTGAAACGGTTTTAGAAAAGGGGACCTGTTGTTTTGTACTTCCTGTGATAATAAGAGACATAGCTTACGCCAATTCGTTTCATAGTAGTCGAAAGACTTTCTTCCCCCTCTTTTAGTAAAAGATGGACATGATTATTCATTAAGCACCAGGAATACACGGTCATCCTTGCTTTGATTTTATATTTTTTAATCGTGTCAAGAAATTTCCTAAAGTCGTCATCATCATGGAAAATTTCTTGGCGATTAGCTCCTCTAATAATGACATGATAAATCCCACTTTTACTTCTCTCCCTTGGTCCTCTGGGCACAAATTTCACCTCACTTTTTAGAATAAGAGGATGTTATTCATATGGCATGTCACACTCTTCTCCCGTCATCATGTTCGTATTTAATGAGGAACCCTGAAGAGTTTTATTTCTCAATTTCATCGCTTCCTTAAGGGCTTCGTTCGTAATTATGTTTTCTCCTTTTAAATCTGAGATGGTTCTTGCTAAACGGATGATTTTGATTTGAACACGATTACTTAACCCATACCTTAAAGAGATTGACTGTAAATAGTGTTGCTGTTTAGATGTTAATGGGCTACTTTTAATCAGTTGCTCAAAAGGGACACTCCCATTACAAACTTCCTTATCATATCGGTTATATTGTTTTTCTCTGGCCGCTACGACTCTTTTTTTGACTACTTGTGATGATTCAATGTCTTTGAAGTTATGTCCTTCAAGGTTTATTGGGCGTAAGGTAAGCAAAATATCAATTCTGTCCAGTATCGGTCCAGAAACTCGACTTTTATAGGCTTTAATTTGTTTTTCTGAACATGTGCAATATTGCTCACTTGAACCTAGATAACCACAAGGACAGGGGTTCATAGCTGCTATAAAGATGAAATTCGCGGGGTATGTCACGGTGGAGTGAACACGACTTATCGTTACTTTTTCATTTTCTAATGGTTGCCTTAACATATCTAACGTTTTTTTGGAGAATTCACCTAATTCGTCAAGAAAGAGGATTCCACGATGGGCAAGTGATACTTCTCCAGGCTTTGGATTTGTCCCTCCACCTATAATGGATACATCTGAAGCAGAATGATGGGGGTGGCGATAGGGTGGTAGAGTAAGAGAGTGATACGGGGCACCTGCTAATTGATGAAGGCTGATCTTCTCTAGTTGTGCTTCTTTCGATAGTGGTGGAAGAATGGATCGAAAGGTTTCTGCAAGTAAACTTTTCCCACAACCTGGTGGACCATCCATTAGTACATAATGTTCACCACTTGCAGCAATTTCTAATGCTCTCTTTGCAAAATCATGACCGATAATTTGATTGAAATCTCGCTCCATTTCAGATGATTCTTCTTCCTTTTCGGTAGGTTGGATAAAGGAAAAGTGTTGTTGTCCACTCAAAACATCGATTACATCTTGTAGAGTTTCGATGTATACAAGTTCTAAATCTTGAAAGTCTACTTGTGGAATCGATGAATCGAAAGGTAGAAAGAGTTTTTTGAGGTTTAATTTTTTCGCTGCTAGAATGGCGGCGATCATTCCTTCAACAGGAAGAACACTTCCGTCTAACGATAAAGCGCCAATAAAACCAGCATCACGTGGTATCTTGTGCTTTAGAAAACCTCCACTTTTTAAAACACCAAGCGCAATCGCAAGATCAAAAAGAGGTCCGTTTTTCTTTTGCTCAGCAGGTGATAGATTAATGATGACTTTCATATCGACTAGAGAGTATCCAAGACTATGGAGAGCAGCAGAAACGCGTTCCTTCGATTCCTTTACCGATGCATCTGGTAGACCTACAATGGTTATAGATTCGAATCCTTCCGTTACTAGAACTTCAACTTGAACGTAATATCCTTCTAGTCCTTTTAGACCAACACTAGTTATTTTAGCTGACATGTTTCAACTCCTCAATTCATTTGTTCTATTTTTGATTTTTGAAAATACGGTAAGGGTTTTTCATTATCAGAGGGCATTCATTTGGTAAAAAAGATGAAAGATAAAGGTTTTTTTGAGGAAAAACTTAAAGGGTGAACTTATCTAATTGGCAACTAGTAAATTCTACACAATATCACTGAACTCTATCATGACATTTTGGTTAAATTGATCATATTAGATAAATATTAATAATAATCACAGCAGATGAATAAGCATTTATGGTTGCCATTCCCATACTAAGATTCTAAAAACTTAAATAGGATCATATTTTTTGATGACCACTATTAAACATGATAAGCTAACTACTTGCATTTCCTGGATTTTAATATTCTTTCTGCATTAGCAATTCTTTCTGATTGAGTCAACTTTACATCATTAAACACATTTGTTTCTTTAATAATAGTCCGTGGTGAAGAGATAATTTTGTTCACATCTTCTTCGTCAAGAGTATGTCGCTGAAAAATAGTTTCAGTTGCCATTTGAATATCCTCTTTATCACACATACTATTCACCCCATCTAAAAAAAGTAGTAATTAGTATATGCACTGAATACTCAAATTATAACACTAAATTACTGTTTCTCCCACCAATATTTACTTATGCATTGAAGAAACATACCCATTCTTAAAGACCAATTAAAGCAACGATATTTTCTAATCTTTCTTGAATCGGCCCATCAAACGTAACAAATGGTCGCTCATTTAAGAATAACAAACCAACAAACATCGTAATTAAAATCAGACTATAAACAGCAAAACGTTTAGAAATAAAGTGATGTCTATTTCTGAATACATATGAAATAAACATAGGAATTGCTAAACCTATGGTTACACCTATCATATTGGCAGTAGCATCTAATAATTCAGCACTTCTATTGGGTAATAGATATTGTCTATACTCCTCGAAAATACCGAAAGTGACTAGAGTATCCATAAGTAGCTCATTCTCCTTTTTAACAGCATGTTTATTCGAGAAAATAACAATAACCATTCCTAAAATAACTGAAAGAACAGCATAACTAACCAGATGCATCTGCTTATCCATGCCAAAAATAAGTTCATAATCTAACTCCATGTTTATCACCCTCTACTATCAGGCTTGCCATTAATAAAAGGTGTTAGACCTGTGCGGCAATCGAGGCTATGGAAAGCGCAGGAATGAATTATGCGAATTGAGGACCGTCCCCACGCTTTAAAGACAAGTGTTTTATAGTTACCTAGTAATATATATACTCTTACTTTTAATGCTCTACTTAGCTAAATTGGATTATCTGGAAATTCATTGTGGTATTTTTTAATTAAATCCTTATCCTTTTCATCACTCGGTACTTCACCTAAGTATTTATTTTTCCAAATAATCATTTGGTCACTGAAACTATATTCTGTATTAAACCAATTTGTATAGTCAAAATGAATGTTTAATTTACCTGTTTTATCTAATATCAATGTAAAAGAGTACCAAAGTTCTTGTGATTCACTTTTAAATACTTCTCTCATTTCTTCTGCTTTAGCAAATAACTTTCTTTTATTTATTTTGAACGATTTTTCATCAACCTGATATTTAAAAGGTATTTCCAGACTATATATACTCATATCAGGATTAGATGATGGTTGGTAGAAAAAATATGTCCCCCCACCATCTTCTGAAATTTGAGCATAAAAGTATAATTTTTCCCAATTTTCTGGGATCATCTTATTAACTGTTTCAGCTATTGTTCTATATAGTTCGTTTAGTTTTTTTTCCAACTACTTCAACCTCCTGATTTATTTTTAATAATTTTCTCAAAAATTCCTTTCCCTTCAATTTTATATACTATTTCAAATGAATCTGGCCTTAATGAATTTTCTATATATATAGGTTCTATTTTTACAGATACTTTCCTGGGTGGTATTTCTTTCAATGCATCAGCCCATTCTGATTCCATTTTATACCACTGACCTCCAGAACGATTAATTTGGCTATTCTGAGCAACAAGATTATCAATGTCGCCTGAACCATGAAACTGACTCCCAATCAAATGTCCACCGTCATCATCAGGTAATCTGTTTTCTCTACCAGCCGCTCTTTGCATTCCTAAATTTCTATCCGCTTCCTGTAATATTAAATTATCTGCTTCTACATCAATAATCCGTCCTAATTCATCCGTTGTATATTTATATCCATCTTGAGTAACATAGCGAACATTTGGTGCAAGTTCTTTTCTTCCTCTTTTGCCTTTAGTAAAATGGTCTCCATAGGATACTTCATTTAATTCTTTAATTTTATTACCCTTAGCCCCAACTCCCTCAGCCTTCATCATAACCTGCTGCTTCACGTCACTCAACGTCTTCGTATTAAGTTTAAAGTTCGTGACTTTCCCTGCACTTGTGGCGAGTTGCTGGGCTTCAACGCCAACCGGAACTCTCAACTGACCAATATTTGACCTTAATTTCGATAACGCTTGTTGGGATTGGGTGACTTTTTGTCCTACATAAGCCTTGCTGTATGGGAATAATGTCTGACCTGAAGCCTGCCTATTCAATGAATGAGCGGCTGTACCAATGGTTAAGCCTAGTAAGGCACCATGTAAACTATCTTGTCTTTGGGCATCTGTTAAAGGATTGCCAAACATATCTTGACCCGTTAAGTATTCACCGAAGCCATTGGCGGTCACTAACCCGTAAATGCCCATTTCGGTTTTATAAAGGACATCAAATGATTTGGCTCCTTTATACGCATCTAAGGCATGTGTGGCGGCACTGACGCCTTTAAACGTTTTTAAAGCACCTAATCCACCTTTACCGAGACGACCTCCCCAACCTGCGATCGGTATAAAACCAGCTAGAGCCATTCCGCCTGCCTTTACTCGTTCTGCCGTTGATAACTCTCGCCCTGTGATGGGATCGACGCCTTCTGTTGCTCTCTTATAATCATAATAGCCCGTCAGTTCCCCTGTAAAGTTCTTAAATCCATCTACCATTTTTAAATACAAAGGTTTATTTTTCTCTGCTTCGACCGCTGCTTGTAGTTGTCTGTATTCCGCTTGTTGATCTTTTAACGTTACGTATTCGTCTGTCGCTTTTTGTACGTCGTCTCTTAATTGATATACATCGCTTTCCTTAAATGCCTTTAGGTTAAAGTGGATGGGGGAGACGTTGCCCCCTTTTGTCGTAGCATCAATGAGTGCGCTATAGAGCTGGACGACGAAGCCTTGGTTTATTTCTGATTGTTGATATTCATTCAACAAGTTTTGATTGAGTTGTTCAACGGCTTCAATGGTCTCTTTTCGCTCTTTGTCGGCGTTTTCCATGGCTTCTTCAAATCGGTCAGTTGAATACACATCAATGTCCACCAAATCGGAAACACTTGATAGGATGGTGCTGATATCATCTTGTTGCTGGTGAACCATCTCTTTTGATTGTTTAATTGATTTGGATAATTCATCTTCAAGAAAAGGAACGTAGACAGTCGTTTCACCGCCTAAACCTGCCTCTTCTGTATCGCCATCAATTCCCTTTAAAAAGGCGATTTGCCTATCAATTAAACCGAGCCAAGCATTAATCACTTCGCTTTGCGCTTGGTAAAATCCTTTAATGGCGCTGGCTCCTTTTCCTTGAAACTCATCCATTTCTACTAGACTTAACATGGCCTTTTTTACTTCTTCAAACTGTTCTTTTAAATTTTCATATTCATGCATCCTTGACTGTGAAGCAGAAACAAGAGAATCTCGTTCATAGATTAGGTTTTCCATTATTCATTCCCTTTCTTTTTAGAACATAAACACTAAACTTTGATAAGATAAAACTAAACGACTCCGCACTAAAGTACGGAGGTTTGTCGTAGGCGGACTGAACCGCCTACGAGTTTTATCGGCTAAAGCCGACTAAAAGAAATGCTACTAAAAGTAGGTGGTTTTATACCACACCTCCTGCTACGCAGGTGCTTCCGCAAGCTAAAGCTAGGTATAGAAAATAAAATTGCATCCTTATTAAGATAATGCTCTTATTGGTGTCTAGCTCCAGCGCCCAGCGACTGGTAATGCTTCGTCCTCCTCTCTACGATAAGTCAACGGAGACGCCTCCAGGATGGAGGTGGATCTACGTTAGTCACAGGACGTGACTGTACTTAGTAGATCTTCCGAAATAGTGTTTCGTGTTTCCTTTATCTCATGCGGCGATGCACACGATGTGCTAGCGTGGGCGTTGCCACAGGACGTGGCGGTAGTTAGCCCACGTTCCTCAA
This portion of the Bacillus carboniphilus genome encodes:
- a CDS encoding transposase, with amino-acid sequence MPRGPRERSKSGIYHVIIRGANRQEIFHDDDDFRKFLDTIKKYKIKARMTVYSWCLMNNHVHLLLKEGEESLSTTMKRIGVSYVSYYHRKYKTTGPLF
- a CDS encoding YifB family Mg chelatase-like AAA ATPase; translated protein: MSAKITSVGLKGLEGYYVQVEVLVTEGFESITIVGLPDASVKESKERVSAALHSLGYSLVDMKVIINLSPAEQKKNGPLFDLAIALGVLKSGGFLKHKIPRDAGFIGALSLDGSVLPVEGMIAAILAAKKLNLKKLFLPFDSSIPQVDFQDLELVYIETLQDVIDVLSGQQHFSFIQPTEKEEESSEMERDFNQIIGHDFAKRALEIAASGEHYVLMDGPPGCGKSLLAETFRSILPPLSKEAQLEKISLHQLAGAPYHSLTLPPYRHPHHSASDVSIIGGGTNPKPGEVSLAHRGILFLDELGEFSKKTLDMLRQPLENEKVTISRVHSTVTYPANFIFIAAMNPCPCGYLGSSEQYCTCSEKQIKAYKSRVSGPILDRIDILLTLRPINLEGHNFKDIESSQVVKKRVVAAREKQYNRYDKEVCNGSVPFEQLIKSSPLTSKQQHYLQSISLRYGLSNRVQIKIIRLARTISDLKGENIITNEALKEAMKLRNKTLQGSSLNTNMMTGEECDMPYE
- a CDS encoding VanZ family protein; this encodes MELDYELIFGMDKQMHLVSYAVLSVILGMVIVIFSNKHAVKKENELLMDTLVTFGIFEEYRQYLLPNRSAELLDATANMIGVTIGLAIPMFISYVFRNRHHFISKRFAVYSLILITMFVGLLFLNERPFVTFDGPIQERLENIVALIGL
- a CDS encoding antitoxin YezG family protein, which codes for MEKKLNELYRTIAETVNKMIPENWEKLYFYAQISEDGGGTYFFYQPSSNPDMSIYSLEIPFKYQVDEKSFKINKRKLFAKAEEMREVFKSESQELWYSFTLILDKTGKLNIHFDYTNWFNTEYSFSDQMIIWKNKYLGEVPSDEKDKDLIKKYHNEFPDNPI
- a CDS encoding T7SS effector LXG polymorphic toxin — encoded protein: MENLIYERDSLVSASQSRMHEYENLKEQFEEVKKAMLSLVEMDEFQGKGASAIKGFYQAQSEVINAWLGLIDRQIAFLKGIDGDTEEAGLGGETTVYVPFLEDELSKSIKQSKEMVHQQQDDISTILSSVSDLVDIDVYSTDRFEEAMENADKERKETIEAVEQLNQNLLNEYQQSEINQGFVVQLYSALIDATTKGGNVSPIHFNLKAFKESDVYQLRDDVQKATDEYVTLKDQQAEYRQLQAAVEAEKNKPLYLKMVDGFKNFTGELTGYYDYKRATEGVDPITGRELSTAERVKAGGMALAGFIPIAGWGGRLGKGGLGALKTFKGVSAATHALDAYKGAKSFDVLYKTEMGIYGLVTANGFGEYLTGQDMFGNPLTDAQRQDSLHGALLGLTIGTAAHSLNRQASGQTLFPYSKAYVGQKVTQSQQALSKLRSNIGQLRVPVGVEAQQLATSAGKVTNFKLNTKTLSDVKQQVMMKAEGVGAKGNKIKELNEVSYGDHFTKGKRGRKELAPNVRYVTQDGYKYTTDELGRIIDVEADNLILQEADRNLGMQRAAGRENRLPDDDGGHLIGSQFHGSGDIDNLVAQNSQINRSGGQWYKMESEWADALKEIPPRKVSVKIEPIYIENSLRPDSFEIVYKIEGKGIFEKIIKNKSGG